A genomic region of Desulfosarcina ovata subsp. ovata contains the following coding sequences:
- a CDS encoding DDE-type integrase/transposase/recombinase, which produces MSDSWEIAAWRFEMISPLLDDKLTEAKKRHILSDRTRKSVQWPCSSQKRPIGRSTLFRWLKDYREKGFLGLMPKVRKDKGMARTDRCEQVNYALGLLYEEPGRSLTQLMIYLELEFGELSMSRSTLSRDLHAHPAFMGILRRRKTAGKKLRDLYETDQPHEIWQLDAKGPFSVMLTNSQTIRVHVLSILDDFSRYILAAIIAQAENIQAAVRVFRLAASKWGIALRMQFDRASAYDSEVFRTGLAFLGVHRNWVKSRNPEAQGKIEAYHRSLKKWFVKELPNQEVVDIHHLEALLQATIALVYNRHHHREIKMTPEQALARRISTRRVGADQLAQAFQIAAQAKSHPKTGQVNLPNGLFRVPARFAGKKCHFRYDPVNTDQALLIIDDAHQIPLEPFTKKHPFDFQKTEEKRGTGQLQKLLDVWQGRCRPNAQPGFGLPEVFREFSRLLQRPVPIDQREAAAIEAFYRQNGPLPAQPFRRAIDKTADALGPNRALKAYLQYLERLVKAQIKKPDPQEEPL; this is translated from the coding sequence ATGTCCGATTCATGGGAGATCGCCGCCTGGCGGTTCGAAATGATCAGTCCACTTTTGGATGACAAACTGACCGAAGCAAAAAAACGGCACATTCTTAGCGATCGTACGCGGAAGTCTGTTCAATGGCCGTGTTCGTCCCAAAAAAGGCCGATCGGCAGAAGCACACTGTTCCGATGGCTGAAAGACTACCGCGAAAAAGGCTTTTTGGGGCTGATGCCCAAGGTCAGAAAAGACAAAGGGATGGCCCGCACCGACCGCTGTGAACAGGTGAACTACGCCCTGGGGCTTTTGTACGAAGAGCCCGGACGTTCTTTGACCCAGCTGATGATTTACCTCGAATTGGAGTTCGGTGAGCTGTCCATGAGTCGCTCGACCCTTAGCCGGGATCTTCACGCACACCCGGCGTTTATGGGCATTTTGCGACGCCGAAAGACAGCAGGCAAAAAACTGCGGGACCTGTACGAGACCGACCAGCCGCACGAAATTTGGCAGTTGGACGCCAAAGGCCCGTTTTCAGTAATGTTGACCAACAGCCAAACGATCCGGGTCCATGTGCTGTCGATTCTCGATGATTTTAGCCGTTACATTCTGGCCGCCATTATCGCACAGGCTGAAAATATCCAAGCCGCCGTCAGGGTCTTTCGCCTGGCCGCGTCCAAGTGGGGGATTGCCCTTCGCATGCAGTTCGATCGCGCCTCGGCTTATGACTCCGAAGTCTTCCGCACCGGCCTTGCCTTTTTGGGGGTTCATCGAAACTGGGTAAAATCCCGCAACCCAGAGGCACAGGGGAAAATCGAGGCTTATCACCGATCCCTGAAAAAATGGTTCGTCAAAGAGCTGCCAAACCAGGAGGTGGTCGATATCCATCATCTGGAGGCCCTGCTTCAGGCGACGATCGCTTTGGTCTACAACCGGCACCACCATCGTGAAATCAAGATGACCCCGGAACAAGCCCTGGCCCGACGCATCTCAACACGGCGCGTCGGTGCCGACCAACTTGCCCAGGCATTTCAAATTGCCGCCCAGGCCAAAAGCCACCCGAAGACCGGCCAGGTGAATCTACCCAACGGCCTTTTCCGTGTGCCGGCCCGCTTTGCAGGAAAAAAATGTCATTTTCGCTATGATCCGGTAAACACAGACCAAGCCTTGCTGATCATCGATGACGCGCACCAGATCCCGCTTGAACCCTTCACCAAAAAGCATCCCTTCGATTTTCAAAAGACAGAGGAAAAACGGGGCACCGGCCAGCTGCAAAAACTTCTGGATGTCTGGCAGGGTCGCTGCCGGCCCAATGCCCAGCCCGGCTTCGGTTTGCCGGAAGTGTTTCGTGAGTTCAGCCGGCTGCTGCAGCGCCCCGTTCCCATCGACCAACGAGAAGCCGCGGCCATCGAAGCCTTTTATCGACAAAACGGCCCGTTGCCCGCACAGCCGTTTCGCCGGGCGATCGACAAAACCGCTGACGCCCTTGGACCCAACCGTGCCCTGAAAGCCTATCTGCAATACCTGGAAAGGCTTGTAAAGGCACAGATAAAGAAACCCGACCCGCAGGAGGAACCACT